The DNA sequence GGCtttacaatatatatttcaattttgtttttataaaatgaattaaaaaataattaaactttaaattaaaaaaagttatatatatatatatatatatatatatatatatatatatatatatgaagttgAGATCCGATAATatgtatatgtatttatatgttttcgacatccaaaattttattatcttcATCCGCTGTCGACTTCTGaaaatatctattatttaaACTCTaacattcaaaaataattttggaaatGAAATCTGCATTCCTATAATCAAATAGTCAAaaagtattttgaaaatttgaaaaatatttgagttgcagaaaaaatattagaaatgttGGAAATGCAGAAAGGAACTCCTGAATTAATCGTGTATCCAGTTAGTATGTCAAATACGGTAGAACTGTGTAAAAGTACAAGATTGACTTTTTATAAAGTAACTGAATTATATCCACTAGTagtaattttaactttttatattgaataaataatattttatttgagtgattatatatatatatatatatatatatatatatatatatatatatatatatatatatatatatgaaattgagtgaaaaaaaatactttaaagttcaaaattgaataaaagagtTAGAATTCATAATTTTGATGTGGATCAATTTTTGCGAAATGTGTTAAATTGTACTTTTGTGATATTTTTCCTTTAGACCAAAATCatgagataaatattttttttcttctttaagttaatttttcacttcatcaaaaaataaaacatttattcaCTCAAATAATTCTTCCAtgctttaaagaaaataaattgttcAAGTAGTTGCATGatatgtttatattatatatatatatatatatatatatataatatttaatttatttaagctataatttaattaattatagagTTATACTGAATGAATGAAATTGTGTTGTATGAagtcatttaatattattaatagacAACATTATGTTATATGAAAATACACACAAAATGAAGAGCTTACTTTTAAAGATGGTTTTACTACATATACAACAAAAACCACTCGTCACATGAAAAACCAATTTCTaagacttttaatttttttttaactcccACTAATAATTTTGTTAGGAATTGTGAATTAGAATTGTTTCTTTTTGTCCTCATTATTAGTACTCTTATAAAGTTGCTAAACATTTATTgttccactattttttttttcagtcaacaTATCAAATTAGCTACATAAAAAATCACCACATaaacacataatttatttttacattgttGCAAACTTAATTGAAGTGACCTTCTGAACATTGTAATGTAATGTTACATGTTATAGATGAGATTTAGAACAATAGGAGcaaaatcaaatttgaaaatattttcataatattaacACATAAAAGCCATAaacgttatttttgttttctctcaatatttatgttatttatgtATAGATAGTTTGTTTCATACTGTGTCACAAGTTAAATTTCCAGAAGTTTTTTGTTGTATCTTGTACACcaaaaagactaaaaaagaagaaaaaaaaagtcatccAATTTAATTGGTCCCTCCCAGTAAAGTAAAAGtttataaaacttaatatatttttttaaatttgagaaacttaaatttaatcttaaaaaatcaCATCgttctatttaaaaaagaaaagaaaaaagagagagagacttctttcaatcttttttcaCTTAAATACTGTATAGTATAAGACTTATATGAGGTCatccatttaaaaaatgatatcatTTCAAAACGGGTTATTTAAGTCAcgttaaaacaaaataatacacTAATCAAGTATTAAGACATAATGGACATAACTAAATTTGGCCCATCTAGATATTGACTTCTTATAGACTACTATAGATATCACATAATTTACTAGTTATACTTATTCATTAAttggcttaaatactttttttgtcatcattttcgtagtgtttgttgcggatgatcctcattttgatagaatgtttaaaatggtcctcatttttatcgaatgtataaaatggtcctcattttcgcaatttgtgttttatttggtcattttctgtaacgccttttaaatcattaacggaccATTGTATAGGTGGCACAgcttgtattagggtgtgttacatGTACTGTACATATgactaattaatgttaatttttcaatttagggggaattttgcaattaggaaaATTTCTTCATATTTCCCGTCAATGGTGAAGTCTTATGGGAAAGAACTCCCTACCATGACATCCATCCACCACATAAGAGGATCTTATCAGGAAGACCCAAGAAAAAAGAAGGTTGGAAGAGTGGGAGTTGAGAAAGAATAACACACAAATCGaggtcatagaaaaaaatgtagcatatgcCGTCAGATTGAACATAACAGGAACAATTGCCCAGATAAGCCTGTGGATGAGTAGACTACAACACCTGCTGAGACTGTACCAGATGCCCAAACTGCTGAAATTGTTGAGAATGCATCAACTgctgaaactcaaacaactcaatcaccaaggaatgaagtggagagtcaaacaacaccactaccaacaccagaagaaccATGTCAGCAGTTTAGaatgaaattacagattaggaagaggccatgatagcagctacaaacgtcttagttattttttggaatttctaatgtagaattcattattaatgtagtgcattttgactttccttaaacttcgttcaatttcacttttgccaaacattgatgtagtgcattgtgatgaggatgaattaatgttatgaatttaacttcttccagacttagatcaattcaatttttcccaagcttagatcaatatcacttacttcaatgctcagattaagatgttattttgaacatgttgggactaatatcaacataatcaaactaattcatttcttcatttaacaatagtacaaaacagattggactttaaaatattacacacaataacaatacgaataatacaataacaacacaagtgaaccctattactaattgcagcctcttctcagcaaccttcaatgacttatccaaatcattaatctacctcatttgtgtcatgatgatgacatctttttcatcatcaccaccatttgaaaagttgcagcccacattattggaaccactactctgtaaatcaataaaccaaaaattaaaaccaatttattattaacacaaaaataaaaaacagattttacccaaaattttctaccaatattctttggagttcttgccatcctcaaagttgtcatctctccgcagctacaaatcggggttaatccatttatcgttgaaccatcaacagtgcacgaagtgatatAACACGGTTACCTCCAAcaattacaaccagaggtaaaggaagaagattgagacCGTAACATatctatataatgggattgcaaaaagaagaagattgcagcaacaccaattgagaatggaggaacaagattgctaaaactcaccaactgcctaaacattccttaccaaaaccctagctcacttatttatccctaaatatctaattaccactcatgtacaatacacgtaacacaccctaatacaaaccgtgtcacctgtacaatgttccgttaatgatttaaacggtgttacagaaaaggaccaaataaaacacgaattgcgaaaatgatgatcattttaaatattcggtaaaaatgaggaccattttaaacattctgtcaaaatgaggatcatccgcaacaaacactacgagatgaagaccaaaaaggtatttaagccttcattaattatttacttttattgtgtttatCTTTCGGAGTATTTTTGCAACTACTCCAAAAATCAACCGAATTGATAAAGTAAAAGATTGAAGAATTTTGGTTAGAATGCATATATTTTGGCAACCCTAAAATCACATTTTAGTGGATCCAAGTAGAACATCTAAGTTATGTAAGTACATATacgaaattaaattaaataaataataaaaaaaaagaaattaagcttaggaaatatgaaattttttgatGCAATTATGGAAATATATTGTGTGCACTGGGATGTGTAGAAGAGTAGCCCATAAATAAGAAATTGTTGGGTCTGAAAAATGATTAATGGCGGTGGTGGTGGAGCCATGAGGGGAACCTAATCTTTCACCCTTTCAAGATATTCCAAATTGGgtacaaaaaataatagtgtGACACGTAGTTTTAAGCATTAGGCACCTTCTTTTTTTCTGGTGGTGGAATCACTTCCAATAATGAGGAATCAAGTACTGTTCCTCTTCCCCCAGGAACTTCCCCAATTCACATGCCTTCCAGCCCCTCCCCTCTCATTCTTTATGCCTCCAATTATTAATCTttcatcaacaaaaataaaataaaaaatcaaaagaatgtGTGACCCTTTCATTTCATGTTATATCTATCACAATCTGTAATAATTTGCATAGAGCCAGATGTACCCATGTGGTGGCCATAGAATGGGACACATTTGCTTTATGAAAGGGAATGGGGTTTGGTAGGTGCAGACAATCATTGTCACATAACACATTCCCTACTAAAATACACTTCTCTTCCTTCTTTACACACTCCACACCACAACCTTCCAAACTCTCTTCTTTACATACTCAATACCTTCTTTTACACAAATAACCTATGTAATTTGGAAGTGCTTAATCATACAATTTGACATAATGAAGCaaaattattcttaattaattgCACTTCCGGTATGTCTAACTACTTATGCTAAGTGGtgaaaatatactaaaattcaACTCCTACACCCGATGTTGTAGGTTCGAATTCTACACAGCGTGATTTGTTAGATCGAGAATGacattcaaataattgacaGCAGTGTAAAGTCTGAATTTGACCTCATGTGGAATTTgattaaaaacaaagaaataggAGGTAAATAAACAAAAGAGACGTTAATTAATCAAAGATTCAAACGCGATGGCATTTATGGTCATTCTCGTAAGTAACAAGTAGAAGATCAAGTGAACTTTAAGTCTTGTTATTTGTTATATCATCCGCTATTGAAACTATTGAACTATCCATTAATCTCTACTCTTACGTTTGAATATATGAGTGGATGTCAACCTCATTGATAAACCAATTTTGTACTGCTTAAATCcacttcttaaaaaaaattaatagaaattatggAAATCCGAAATAAACAACACTTGTATGAGTTAAACTACTCGCTTGGGTTGACATTATAAGCGATTCTGGGACACATTCTGTGCATGTTATGATGTCGAGGGGATTTCAAATGAGTCCAAAGATTGACAGTGATCAGTTGCACATGATTAGGTGGTTCAGATCCCAAGTACCCACgtatatccaataaaataattgCCTTTTGGCTTATCATTTATCTGTCACTCATTACATTAACTATAAACTAATTTGTCTCTCAGAACTTCCTATAACCTCCCCTTCACTCCTTCTTCCCTGCTATGCAAAATGCAACAACATTAAGACGATCCAACACCAAAATGCAAACCCACCTTCTGTTCTTCCTCTACTGTTACATTGGCCTCTCACTTGCTTTTACTGAAGCTGCACCAGATCATGAATTCTCAACTCTTCTCTCAATCAAAGCCACTCTCATTGACCCAATGAGGCATCTCAAAGATTGGCAATTTCCAAGCAATGTGACACAACCAGGATCACCCCATTGTAACTGGACTGGAGTTGGTTGCAACGTTAAAGGCTTTGTAGAGACTCTTGACCTCTCCAACATGAACCTCAGCGGTCGTGTTTCCGACCACATTCAATCTCTTTCGAGTCTGTCTTACTTCAACATAAGCTGTAACAACTTCGCTTCATCACTGCCCAAGTCACTGTCCAACCTCACCTCTCTCGAGAACTTTGATGTCAGCCAGAACTACTTCACTGGCAGCTTCCCCACGGGTCTTGGAAGAGCAGCAGGCTTGAGATTAATCAATGCATCGAGCAATGATTTTTCAGGTTTTCTTCCTGAGGATATTGGAAATGCAACCTTGCTTGAAAGCCTTGATTTTCGAGGGAGCTACTTCATGAGTTCAATCCCCAGGAGTTTTAAGAATTTGCAGAAACTCAAGTTTCTGGGCCTTTCAGGCAACAACTTCACAGGGAGGATTCCAGGATATCTCGGTGAACTAACTTCTCTGGAGACATTGATTATGGGATACAATTTATTTGAAGGTGAGATCCCCGCAAAGTTTGGGAACTTGACCAGTCTTCAATACCTTGACTTGGCTGTAGGAAGTCTCAGTGGACAAATTCCAGCTGAATTGGGTAAGCTCACAAAACTCAACACAATTTACTTGTACCATAACAACTTCACAGGAGAAATTCCTCATCAACTTGGAAACATCACTTCACTGGCATTTTTGGATCTCTCTGACAATCAGATCTCCGGAGAGATTCCAGAAGAACTTGCTAAATTGGAAAACCTGAAGCTCTTGAATCTGATGACGAACAAACTAACTGGTCGAGTACCAGAGAAGCTTGGTGAATTGAAAAATTTACAGGTGCTTGAGCTCTGGAAAAATTCCTTACATGGTCCTTTGCCACCAAACCTTGGGCTCAACTCTCCTTTGCAGTGGTTGGATGTATCCTCTAACGCATTATCTGGGGATATCCCTCCAGGTTTGTGTACTACTGGAAATCTCACTAAACTAATCCTCTTCAATAATTCCTTCACTGGCTCCATTCCAAGTGGACTTGCAAACTGTTTGTCTCTGGTACGTGTTCGGATTCAGAACAATCTTATTTCTGGAACTATTCCCGTTGGCTTTGGAAACCTCCTTGGCCTTCAACGGCTAGAATTCGCAAAGAACAACCTCACTGGGAAAATTCCCTCTGATATTACCTCATCCACATCGCTCTCTTTCATTGATGTATCTTGGAACAACTTTGAGTCATCTCTACCGTCAGATATTCTTTCTATTCCAACCCTTCAAACCTTCATTGCCTCTCATAACAATTTTGGAGGAGATATCCCGGATGAGTTCCAGGACTGTCCATCTCTCTCTGTATTGGACCTTTCAAACACCCATGTTTCTGGCACAATCCCCGAGAGTATTGCTTCTTGTGAAAAATTAGTCAACCTTAACCTTCGAAATAACCACTTGACAGGAGAAATCCCAAAATCAATCACGAGCATGCCCACTTTATCTGTTCTTGATCTTTCCAACAATTCATTGACCGGTAGGATTCCTGACAACATTGGCAATTGCCCTGCTCTGGAATTGCTGAACTTGTCCTATAACAAACTTGAGGGTCCAGTACCCTCAAATGGGATGTTGATGACCATAAATCCTAACGATCTTATTGGCAATGAAGGTCTTTGTGGAGGCATTCTCCCTCCATGTTCTCCAAATATGGCTGTGACAAGCCATCGAAGGAGCTCACATGTCAGACACATCATAATCGGTTTTGTGACTGGCATTTCAGTGATTTTAGCTTTTGGTGCTGCATATTTTGGTGGTAGATGTTTGTACAATAGATGGCACTTATATAACAACTTCTTCTATGATTGGTTCAAACAGAACAATGAAGATTGGCCCTGGAGACTAGTAGCATTCCAGAGGATCAGCTTCACTAGTAGTGACATTCTGACTTGCATGAAGGAATCAAATGTTATAGGAATGGGGAGCACTGGTATCGTTTACAAAGCTGAAATCCATAGACCTCACGTAACCGTAGCAGTGAAGAAACTGTGGAGGTCAAGGACAGACATAGAAGATGGAAATGATGTGTTGAGAGAAGTTGAACTCCTCGGGAGACTTAGGCACAGAAATATTGTAAGGCTGTTGGGGTATGTACACAACGAAAGAAATGTGATGATGGTTTACGAGTACATGCCTAACGGAAATCTTGGAACAGCTCTGCATGGTGAAGAATCTGCAAGGTTGCTTGTTGACTGGGTTTCAAGGTACAGCATAGCTCTAGG is a window from the Vigna unguiculata cultivar IT97K-499-35 chromosome 7, ASM411807v1, whole genome shotgun sequence genome containing:
- the LOC114190322 gene encoding leucine-rich repeat receptor-like protein kinase PXL1 encodes the protein MQNATTLRRSNTKMQTHLLFFLYCYIGLSLAFTEAAPDHEFSTLLSIKATLIDPMRHLKDWQFPSNVTQPGSPHCNWTGVGCNVKGFVETLDLSNMNLSGRVSDHIQSLSSLSYFNISCNNFASSLPKSLSNLTSLENFDVSQNYFTGSFPTGLGRAAGLRLINASSNDFSGFLPEDIGNATLLESLDFRGSYFMSSIPRSFKNLQKLKFLGLSGNNFTGRIPGYLGELTSLETLIMGYNLFEGEIPAKFGNLTSLQYLDLAVGSLSGQIPAELGKLTKLNTIYLYHNNFTGEIPHQLGNITSLAFLDLSDNQISGEIPEELAKLENLKLLNLMTNKLTGRVPEKLGELKNLQVLELWKNSLHGPLPPNLGLNSPLQWLDVSSNALSGDIPPGLCTTGNLTKLILFNNSFTGSIPSGLANCLSLVRVRIQNNLISGTIPVGFGNLLGLQRLEFAKNNLTGKIPSDITSSTSLSFIDVSWNNFESSLPSDILSIPTLQTFIASHNNFGGDIPDEFQDCPSLSVLDLSNTHVSGTIPESIASCEKLVNLNLRNNHLTGEIPKSITSMPTLSVLDLSNNSLTGRIPDNIGNCPALELLNLSYNKLEGPVPSNGMLMTINPNDLIGNEGLCGGILPPCSPNMAVTSHRRSSHVRHIIIGFVTGISVILAFGAAYFGGRCLYNRWHLYNNFFYDWFKQNNEDWPWRLVAFQRISFTSSDILTCMKESNVIGMGSTGIVYKAEIHRPHVTVAVKKLWRSRTDIEDGNDVLREVELLGRLRHRNIVRLLGYVHNERNVMMVYEYMPNGNLGTALHGEESARLLVDWVSRYSIALGVAQGLNYLHHDCHPPVIHRDIKSNNILLDANLEARIADFGLARMMIQKNETVSMVAGSYGYIAPEYGYTLKVDEKIDIYSYGVVLLELLTGKTPLDPSFEESTDIVEWIRKKKSNKSLLEALDPAIASQCKHVQEEMLLVLRIALLCTAKLPKERPHMRDIITMLGEAKPRRKSVCHNGGQESSSMEKSTVFTTSPAVSLL